The following coding sequences are from one Carassius auratus strain Wakin chromosome 15, ASM336829v1, whole genome shotgun sequence window:
- the LOC113115574 gene encoding putative gustatory receptor clone PTE03 has product MENGTYFYLMLFENIGYIRYAFFGSGFIIYCAIIFFNALIILAIVLERTLHQPMYILISCLAINSLFGTAAFFPRLLTDLLFDTHSVSRAACILQAIVIYSYASNENTILMLMAFDRYVAISKPLQYNNIMTPTMLSVLISIGWIYTMLCVGIAGILNARLTMCGNKLWKVYCHNWEIVKLSCANTIINNVFGFFILTTTVIMPLTFILYSYVKILIICRKTSIDFRRKAYQTCIPHIVILLNFSVALFCGITLSRVATLELPLVLSIILSLEFLIVPPILDPLVYGLNFPEIRKTIIWIVKACK; this is encoded by the coding sequence atggaaaatggaaCATATTTTTACTTGATGTTGTTTGAAAATATTGGGTACATAAGATATGCTTTCTTCGGTTCaggatttattatatattgtgcAATTATATTCTTTAATGCCCTTATTATTCTTGCAATTGTTCTGGAAAGGACATTGCACCAGCCCATGTATATTCTGATTTCATGTTTAGCCATCAACTCTCTGTTTGGAACAGCTGCTTTTTTCCCAAGGTTACTGACAGACTTGCTGTTTGATACACACTCAGTCTCTCGTGCAGCATGTATCTTACAGGCTATTGTCATTTATTCATATGcatcaaatgaaaacacaatattaatgttaatgGCATTTGACAGGTATGTAGCAATCAGCAAACCATTACAATACAACAACATAATGACACCCACTATGTTATCTGTTTTAATATCTATAGGCTGGATTTATACAATGCTTTGTGTTGGTATTGCTGGTATATTAAATGCCAGACTCACGATGTGTGGTAACAAACTGTGGAAGGTGTACTGTCACAACTGGGAAATTGTCAAGCTTTCTTGTGCAAACACTATTATCAATAATGTTTTTGGCTTTTTCATACTGACCACAACTGTTATCATGCctttaacttttatattatacTCTTATGTTAAAATTCTTATAATTTGTAGAAAAACCTCGATAGATTTCAGGAGAAAAGCATATCAAACTTGTATTCCACACATAGTGATCCTCTTAAATTTCTCAGTAGCTCTTTTTTGTGGGATCACTTTGAGCCGTGTAGCAACTTTGGAACTCCCTTTAGTGCTGTCAATCATTCTTTCATTAGAGTTTCTCATTGTACCACCCATCCTGGACCCTCTTGTTTATGGTTTGAATTTTCCTGAAATTCGCAAAACAATTATATGGATTGTAAAAGCTTGCAAATAG
- the LOC113114608 gene encoding putative gustatory receptor clone PTE03, producing MENGTYFYLMLFENIGCIRYVFFGLGFILYCAIVLFNFLIILAVFLERTLHQPMYILISCLSINCLFGTTTFFPRLLTDLISDTHLVSREACILQAFVIYSYASNEITILMLMAFDRYVAISKPLQYNNIMTPRILSVLISISCIYPMLCLGISGILNARLTVCGNKLWKVYCHNFEIVKLSCANTIVNNVFGLFILATTLIMPLSFILYSYVKILIICRKSSIDFRRKAYQTCVPHIVILLNFSLAIFCEITLSRVATLELPTELSVILSLEFLIVPPILDPLVYGLKFPEIRKKVKCIIKSCKKL from the coding sequence ATGGAAAATGGAACATATTTTTACCTGATGTTGTTTGAAAATATTGGGTGCATAAGATATGTTTTTTTCGGTTTAGGATTTATTCTATATTGtgctattgttttatttaatttccttATTATTCTTGCAGTTTTTCTTGAAAGGACATTGCACCAACCCATGTATATTTTGATTTCTTGTTTATCTATCAACTGTTTGTTTGGAACAACTACTTTTTTCCCAAGGTTACTGACAGACTTGATATCTGATACACACTTAGTCTCCCGTGAAGCATGTATCTTACAGgcttttgtcatttattcatATGCATCAAATGAAATCACAATCTTAATGTTAATGGCATTTGACAGGTATGTAGCAATAAGTAAACCATTACAATACAACAACATAATGACCCCCAGGattttatctgttttaatatcTATAAGTTGTATTTATCCAATGCTTTGTCTTGGTATTTCTGGTATATTAAATGCAAGACTCACAGTGTGTGGTAACAAACTGTGGAAGGTTTACTGTCACAATTTTGAAATTGTCAAACTTTCTTGTGCAAACACTATTGTTAATAATGTTTTTGGCTTGTTCATATTGGCCACAACTCTTATCATGCCTTTAAGTTTTATATTATACTCTTATGTTAAAATTCTTATCATTTGTAGAAAAAGCTCAATAGATTTCAGGAGAAAAGCATATCAAACCTGTGTTCCACACATAGTGATCCTCTTAAATTTCTCATTAGCTATTTTTTGCGAGATCACTTTGAGTCGGGTTGCAACTTTGGAACTCCCTACAGAGCTTTCAGTTATTCTTTCATTAGAGTTTCTCATTGTACCACCCATCCTGGACCCTCTTGTTTATGGTTTGAAATTTCCTGAAATTCGcaaaaaagttaaatgcattataaaatcttgcaaaaaGCTTTAA